One part of the Flavobacteriales bacterium genome encodes these proteins:
- a CDS encoding IS200/IS605 family transposase gives ITDEMVNEYLEHHRRSDDNGGSNFIIE, from the coding sequence ATAACAGATGAAATGGTGAATGAATATCTGGAGCATCACAGAAGGAGTGATGACAATGGCGGAAGCAATTTCATCATTGAGTGA
- a CDS encoding PglZ domain-containing protein produces the protein MDKLRILWADDEIDLLKPHLLFLRDKGFEVETATNGDDALDLFDEQEFDIVFLDENMPGLSGLETLVQMKNKNTRVPVVMITKSEEEHIMEEAIGSKISDYLIKPVNPNQILLTIKKNLDTKRLVAETTSHNYQREFREIGMKLSDRLNYQEWKDIYRKLVHWELELERSKEDGMSEILQSQKVEANSQFFKFVERNYIDWLNGEGDDKPTMSHTLFKNKIAPKVGHGKPTFMLLIDNLRWDQWEVIKPSVLDMFKLESEDIFMSILPTATQYARNAIFAGLMPLDIERRFKDKWLNDEDEGGKNQFEEDFLRDQMQRLGLGQKYSYNKITNNAAGKKLVDTIPNLMNNDLNVIVYNFVDMLSHARTEMEVIRELADDEAAYRSITVSWFEHSPLKDMMERIAEHDVNVVITTDHGTVRVQEPSKVVGDRNTNTNLRYKQAKNLNFETKDVFAVKNPHDAYLPKVNVSQSFIFAKEDKFFAYPNNYNYYVNYYRDTFQHGGVSLEEMLIPIVHLGSK, from the coding sequence ATGGACAAATTGAGAATACTTTGGGCTGATGATGAGATCGATCTGTTGAAACCACACCTGTTGTTCCTTCGGGATAAAGGATTTGAGGTGGAAACAGCTACGAATGGTGATGATGCCCTCGACCTGTTTGATGAGCAGGAATTCGACATTGTATTCCTTGATGAGAACATGCCTGGGCTTTCAGGATTGGAAACCTTGGTTCAGATGAAGAACAAGAACACGCGTGTTCCTGTGGTGATGATCACCAAGAGCGAGGAGGAACACATTATGGAAGAAGCAATCGGTTCCAAAATCTCCGATTACCTGATCAAGCCAGTCAATCCGAATCAGATTCTTCTCACCATTAAAAAGAACTTGGACACCAAGCGATTGGTGGCCGAGACCACAAGCCACAATTATCAACGCGAATTCCGTGAGATCGGAATGAAATTGAGCGACCGCCTCAACTACCAAGAGTGGAAAGACATTTACCGCAAATTGGTGCATTGGGAACTTGAATTGGAGCGTAGTAAGGAAGATGGCATGTCGGAGATTCTGCAATCGCAAAAAGTCGAAGCCAACTCGCAGTTTTTCAAGTTCGTTGAACGCAATTACATCGATTGGCTGAATGGCGAAGGAGATGACAAACCAACCATGTCGCACACGCTTTTCAAGAATAAGATCGCGCCAAAGGTCGGCCACGGAAAACCGACTTTCATGCTGTTGATCGACAACCTTCGTTGGGATCAATGGGAAGTGATCAAGCCTTCTGTGCTAGATATGTTCAAGTTGGAGAGCGAGGACATTTTCATGAGCATCCTCCCTACTGCCACGCAATATGCGCGGAATGCCATCTTCGCTGGTCTGATGCCATTGGATATTGAACGCAGGTTCAAAGACAAGTGGCTGAACGATGAAGACGAAGGCGGCAAGAACCAATTTGAGGAAGACTTCCTGCGAGATCAGATGCAGCGTTTGGGACTTGGTCAGAAATACAGTTACAATAAGATCACGAACAACGCAGCAGGTAAGAAATTGGTAGATACCATTCCGAACCTGATGAACAACGACCTGAACGTGATCGTGTACAACTTCGTGGATATGCTTTCGCACGCCAGAACGGAAATGGAAGTGATCCGTGAGTTGGCCGATGATGAAGCGGCTTATCGTTCTATCACGGTAAGTTGGTTCGAGCATTCACCGCTTAAAGACATGATGGAGCGCATCGCAGAACATGATGTGAATGTGGTGATCACTACCGATCACGGAACAGTGCGCGTTCAGGAACCAAGCAAAGTTGTTGGAGACCGAAACACCAACACCAACCTTCGTTACAAGCAGGCCAAGAACCTCAACTTTGAAACAAAGGATGTGTTTGCCGTGAAGAACCCTCACGATGCGTATCTACCAAAAGTGAATGTGAGCCAATCGTTCATCTTTGCCAAGGAAGACAAGTTCTTCGCCTACCCGAACAACTACAACTACTACGTGAATTACTACCGCGACACGTTCCAGCATGGTGGTGTTTCACTCGAAGAAATGCTGATTCCGATCGTGCATTTGGGGAGTAAGTAG
- a CDS encoding HD domain-containing protein, with protein MGIKYNKRKILNDPVYGFITVPYPIVFDIIEHPYFQRLRRIKQLGLTHLVYPGALHTRFHHTLGAMHLMGLAIEELRAKGYEITEEEAVGVTLAILMHDIGHGPFSHALEHSIVSGVNHEDLSALFMERLNKQFNGQLDVAIAIFNDRYPKRFLHQLVSSQLDMDRLDYLKRDSFFTGVSEGIVGSDRIIKMLHVVNDELAVESKGIYSIEKFIVARRIMYWQVYLHKTVLSAEYLLINILMRAKELVEQGQDLFATPALMTFLKRKVTKADFENEPDLLDRFAELDDFDVLTSVKVWKHHSDPVLSRLSGFMVDRKLLKIKMLSDAVSTSRLDELRTSLAQSWGISKEEAAYFVFTDSIANSAYDLKHDRINILFKNGEVKDITEAADTLSLSVLSKPVEKHFLCFPAQLTNQF; from the coding sequence ATGGGAATAAAGTATAACAAGCGTAAAATCCTCAACGACCCGGTTTACGGATTCATAACAGTTCCGTACCCGATAGTGTTCGACATCATCGAACATCCGTATTTCCAGCGACTGCGAAGAATCAAACAGCTTGGGTTAACGCATTTGGTTTATCCTGGCGCGCTGCACACACGGTTCCACCACACGCTTGGGGCCATGCACTTGATGGGTTTGGCGATTGAGGAGCTCCGAGCAAAAGGATATGAGATCACGGAAGAGGAAGCTGTTGGCGTAACGCTGGCCATTCTGATGCACGACATCGGTCATGGACCGTTTTCACACGCTCTTGAGCACAGCATTGTTTCGGGTGTGAACCACGAAGATCTCTCGGCCCTGTTCATGGAACGATTGAACAAGCAATTCAACGGGCAGTTGGATGTGGCCATTGCCATTTTCAACGACCGTTATCCGAAGCGTTTCCTGCATCAATTGGTGAGCAGCCAGTTGGATATGGACCGTTTGGATTACCTGAAACGCGACAGCTTTTTCACGGGCGTTTCGGAAGGCATTGTTGGTTCAGACCGTATCATCAAAATGCTGCATGTGGTGAATGATGAGTTGGCGGTGGAAAGCAAAGGCATCTACAGCATCGAGAAGTTTATTGTGGCTCGCAGAATCATGTATTGGCAAGTGTACTTGCACAAGACGGTTCTTTCGGCTGAGTATCTTCTCATCAATATTCTGATGCGTGCCAAGGAATTGGTGGAGCAGGGGCAAGACCTTTTCGCAACTCCTGCATTGATGACCTTTCTGAAACGAAAAGTGACGAAGGCTGACTTTGAGAACGAACCCGACCTTCTTGACCGCTTTGCAGAGTTGGATGACTTCGATGTGCTCACTTCCGTCAAGGTTTGGAAGCATCATTCCGACCCGGTGCTATCACGACTTTCGGGCTTCATGGTGGATAGAAAGCTCCTGAAGATCAAGATGCTTTCGGATGCAGTTTCAACTTCACGATTGGATGAATTGAGAACGAGTCTGGCGCAATCATGGGGCATTTCTAAGGAAGAAGCGGCTTACTTCGTTTTCACCGATTCCATTGCCAATAGCGCTTACGACCTGAAGCACGATCGAATTAACATTCTCTTCAAAAACGGGGAGGTGAAAGACATCACCGAAGCTGCCGATACACTCAGTTTGTCCGTGCTTTCAAAACCCGTGGAAAAACACTTTCTTTGCTTCCCAGCACAACTGACCAACCAATTTTAA
- the lpxD gene encoding UDP-3-O-(3-hydroxymyristoyl)glucosamine N-acyltransferase: MILTAGVIAEILGGSVDGDPNVQVSTVSPIESGFPGALSFLANPKYNEFLTKTGASVVIVKDDLNAGSDVKATLIRVADPYSSFAILLQKYDEMNRPKAGIHPSSVIADSAKIGHNVSIGAGTVIDEGAVVGDNCILGAQVVVERKAKLGNGCHLHSGSKVLHDCVLGNNCRLHAGVIVGSDGFGFAPSDSQYSKIPQVGNVVLEDDVEIGANSTIDRATMGSTIIRKGVKLDNLIQVAHNVEIGEHTVIAAQTGIAGSTKIGKRCMIGGQVGIIGHLTIGDNVKIAAQSGVGNNLPDNAIVQGSPAFEVGNYRRSYVSFRRLPDTIKQLEAQLRELMNSK, encoded by the coding sequence ATGATTTTGACCGCAGGTGTAATTGCCGAGATACTTGGTGGCAGTGTTGATGGGGATCCGAATGTGCAGGTCAGCACGGTGAGCCCTATTGAAAGCGGGTTTCCCGGTGCACTTTCCTTCTTGGCAAATCCTAAGTACAACGAGTTTCTGACGAAGACGGGCGCTTCTGTGGTCATTGTAAAAGACGATTTGAACGCTGGTTCGGATGTAAAGGCAACGTTAATTCGTGTGGCCGACCCATACAGCAGCTTCGCCATTCTGCTTCAGAAGTATGATGAGATGAACCGCCCGAAAGCGGGAATTCATCCTTCATCTGTTATTGCTGATTCTGCCAAGATCGGACATAACGTTTCCATTGGTGCTGGAACCGTGATCGATGAAGGTGCAGTTGTCGGTGACAATTGCATTCTTGGAGCGCAAGTGGTAGTGGAGCGTAAGGCTAAATTGGGCAACGGCTGTCATCTGCATTCGGGTTCGAAGGTGTTGCACGATTGTGTGTTGGGCAACAACTGCCGTTTGCATGCGGGAGTAATTGTAGGAAGTGACGGTTTCGGCTTCGCACCATCCGATTCGCAGTACAGCAAGATCCCACAAGTGGGAAATGTGGTGTTGGAAGATGACGTAGAGATCGGTGCCAATTCAACCATCGACCGTGCTACAATGGGTTCGACCATCATTCGCAAAGGAGTGAAGTTGGATAACCTGATCCAAGTAGCTCATAACGTAGAGATCGGAGAACACACCGTGATTGCTGCCCAAACTGGAATTGCGGGTTCAACCAAAATAGGGAAGCGCTGCATGATCGGTGGTCAGGTAGGCATCATCGGTCATTTGACCATTGGTGATAATGTGAAGATTGCGGCACAGAGTGGCGTGGGGAACAACCTTCCTGACAATGCCATTGTGCAAGGTTCGCCTGCATTCGAAGTAGGCAACTACCGCAGGTCGTACGTGTCTTTCAGACGCTTGCCAGATACCATCAAACAGTTGGAAGCGCAACTTCGTGAGTTGATGAATTCGAAATGA
- a CDS encoding bifunctional UDP-3-O-[3-hydroxymyristoyl] N-acetylglucosamine deacetylase/3-hydroxyacyl-ACP dehydratase codes for MSLKQHTIKKAFTIEGVGLHTGAPVTMTVSPAEAGGVVFVRTDLGYAEVKAAVANVVSTARGTTIGSGEATVSTIEHVMAALSANGITNAHIEINGPECPIMDGSSKEFCEAINKVGVEEQDDSQEILTIDSNIEFKDEETGAEYLIVPSDSPRFTVMIDYNSQVLPPQHAVLHNLTDFEKEIAPTRTFCFLHELELLLEHNLIKGGALDNAVVFVEHPMDDERQAKLAKSFKQEDIRATRLGTLNNTELRFPNEPARHKLLDLIGDLALVNARINGHIIATKPGHGSNSRFGKFLAGLIKDNRKPKAPKIDLNAAPLLDINGIMAKLPHRPPFLFIDKIYELSETHVIGVKNVTMNEYFFEGHFPGAPVMPGVLQIEAMAQVGGILVLSTVPDPENYLTYFMKIDGVKFRRMVMPGDTIVFKLELLSPIRRGLCHMKGVAFVGDDQVMEAEMMAQISKRESN; via the coding sequence ATGAGTTTGAAGCAACATACCATCAAAAAGGCATTCACTATCGAAGGTGTCGGATTGCACACAGGTGCTCCCGTGACCATGACGGTCAGTCCTGCAGAAGCTGGTGGAGTCGTGTTCGTGAGAACGGATTTGGGTTATGCCGAAGTGAAGGCTGCTGTTGCCAATGTGGTAAGCACCGCACGTGGTACGACCATCGGTTCGGGCGAAGCAACGGTAAGCACCATAGAACATGTGATGGCTGCGTTGTCCGCCAATGGAATTACCAACGCACACATTGAGATCAACGGACCAGAGTGTCCGATCATGGATGGAAGCTCGAAGGAGTTCTGCGAGGCCATCAATAAAGTAGGGGTGGAGGAGCAGGACGATTCTCAGGAAATTCTCACCATCGATTCCAACATCGAATTCAAGGATGAAGAAACGGGCGCGGAGTATCTGATCGTTCCTTCAGACTCGCCACGGTTCACCGTGATGATCGATTACAACAGTCAGGTGTTGCCACCACAGCATGCGGTGCTTCACAATTTGACTGATTTCGAAAAGGAAATTGCCCCGACACGTACGTTCTGCTTCCTGCATGAACTGGAACTGCTGTTGGAACACAACCTGATTAAAGGCGGTGCGCTCGATAATGCGGTTGTTTTCGTAGAACACCCGATGGATGATGAGCGGCAGGCCAAATTGGCCAAATCGTTCAAGCAGGAAGACATCCGCGCAACGCGCCTGGGAACGTTGAACAACACGGAACTACGATTCCCGAACGAACCTGCGCGCCACAAACTGCTCGACCTTATCGGTGACCTTGCCTTGGTGAATGCCCGCATCAACGGACACATCATTGCCACCAAGCCAGGCCACGGAAGCAACTCGCGCTTCGGGAAATTCTTGGCTGGTCTTATCAAGGATAACCGCAAACCGAAAGCTCCGAAGATTGATCTCAATGCAGCCCCGTTGCTTGACATCAACGGCATCATGGCCAAGTTGCCGCACCGTCCGCCATTCCTGTTCATTGACAAGATCTATGAACTGAGCGAAACGCATGTGATCGGGGTGAAGAACGTGACCATGAACGAGTACTTCTTTGAAGGTCACTTCCCCGGTGCACCCGTGATGCCTGGCGTGTTGCAGATAGAGGCGATGGCCCAAGTGGGTGGAATTCTGGTGCTGAGCACTGTTCCCGACCCAGAGAATTACCTCACGTATTTCATGAAGATCGATGGCGTCAAATTCCGCAGGATGGTGATGCCAGGCGATACCATTGTATTCAAATTAGAACTATTAAGTCCGATTCGCAGAGGGTTGTGTCATATGAAGGGAGTTGCTTTTGTGGGCGATGACCAAGTGATGGAAGCCGAAATGATGGCACAGATTTCAAAAAGAGAGAGTAACTAA
- the lpxA gene encoding acyl-ACP--UDP-N-acetylglucosamine O-acyltransferase yields MNQPLSFVHPQAKIADNVVIEPFVTIHKNVEIGEGTWIGSNVTIMEGARIGKNCRIFPGAVISAIPQDLKFEGEDSTVQIGDNVTIRECATINRGTKASGTTIVGNHSMIMAYVHVAHDCVIGEHVILANACTLAGHIQIGDFAIIGGMSALHQFVRIGSHAILSGGALVGKDVPPYSKAARYPLSYTGVNSVGMKRRGYSVEKIREIQEIYRVIFLKHYNVTQALSFLEAEFTVTDERDEILDFIRESKRGIMKGYQFLNGNGSK; encoded by the coding sequence ATGAACCAACCCCTATCCTTTGTACACCCGCAGGCGAAGATCGCTGACAACGTTGTGATCGAACCGTTCGTCACCATCCACAAGAACGTGGAGATAGGCGAAGGAACATGGATCGGTTCCAATGTGACCATCATGGAAGGGGCGCGCATCGGAAAGAACTGCCGCATTTTCCCAGGAGCGGTCATTTCGGCCATTCCTCAGGATCTGAAATTTGAAGGAGAGGACAGTACGGTACAAATAGGTGATAACGTTACCATCCGAGAATGCGCTACCATCAACCGAGGTACCAAAGCAAGTGGAACGACCATCGTTGGGAATCACTCAATGATCATGGCTTATGTGCATGTGGCGCACGATTGCGTTATCGGTGAGCACGTCATCTTGGCCAACGCCTGTACACTTGCAGGACACATTCAGATCGGTGATTTTGCCATTATCGGTGGCATGTCGGCCTTGCATCAGTTCGTTCGCATCGGGTCGCACGCCATTCTTTCAGGCGGAGCCTTGGTGGGTAAGGACGTTCCACCATACAGCAAGGCTGCGCGCTATCCGCTCAGCTATACGGGTGTGAACAGCGTGGGCATGAAACGCAGAGGCTATTCCGTGGAGAAGATCCGCGAGATACAGGAGATCTACCGCGTCATTTTCCTGAAACATTACAACGTAACACAGGCACTTTCCTTTTTGGAAGCAGAGTTCACCGTAACGGACGAGCGCGATGAGATTCTTGACTTTATCCGTGAAAGCAAGCGTGGCATCATGAAGGGATATCAGTTCTTGAACGGAAACGGTTCGAAGTAA
- a CDS encoding ATP-binding cassette domain-containing protein: protein MASAQISLRKVGKRFNHEWIFRGVDHTFQKDEHTVILGPNGSGKSTLLQVILGSSIASEGELEYQFGGCAYKADETLGLFSLATPYLELIEEFTLTEMLEFHQKMKAFKEGWTIPSIIEKLYLTEAKNKPIRYFSSGMKQRVKLGIALLSDTPFVMLDEPTSNLDAKAIEWYKQLVEETKNGRIIIVCSNDQKDEFPFCIQRLNIGDYK, encoded by the coding sequence ATGGCATCCGCTCAGATTTCTTTACGGAAAGTAGGGAAACGCTTCAATCACGAGTGGATCTTTAGAGGTGTTGACCATACATTTCAGAAAGACGAGCACACGGTGATCCTTGGGCCGAACGGTTCTGGTAAATCAACGCTTTTGCAGGTGATATTGGGCAGTTCCATCGCTTCAGAAGGGGAGTTGGAGTACCAATTTGGTGGCTGCGCTTATAAGGCTGACGAAACGCTTGGGCTATTTTCTTTGGCCACGCCTTACCTTGAACTCATCGAAGAGTTCACGCTCACCGAAATGCTGGAGTTTCATCAGAAGATGAAGGCTTTCAAGGAAGGTTGGACCATTCCAAGCATCATCGAGAAGCTATACCTCACCGAAGCCAAGAACAAGCCCATCCGTTATTTCTCTTCGGGAATGAAACAGCGCGTGAAGTTGGGCATTGCCCTGCTTTCGGATACACCCTTCGTGATGCTGGATGAACCGACATCGAACCTCGATGCCAAGGCCATTGAATGGTACAAGCAGTTGGTGGAGGAGACCAAAAACGGCCGCATCATCATCGTTTGTTCTAACGACCAGAAGGATGAGTTCCCGTTCTGCATCCAGCGGTTGAATATTGGGGATTACAAGTAG